The DNA window CTTTAGTGGCAGGTGTTTTCTTTCAGGGTAGACAACATACACCGCATGGATAGGTAAGGAGTAGTTGGTCATGATAGGCTTTAAGTTTCCGGATACAATATCTTTAGATATCAGAAATGTTGGCATTTGCGCAATACCGAGACCGTCAAGCAACACTCTTCGTATTGCTTCACTGTTGTTTATCGTCAAATTGCCTTGTGGTAAGACACTCGATACTCCTACAGAGCTCTTAAACTCCCAGTTTTGCCCGCCTTTGAAATAAGCATACCGTAAGCAATTGTGCTGACTGAGATCCTTGGGCTTTTGTGGCTCCCCATACTTTTCAAGGTAATGTATTGAAGCGCATAATATACTTCGGCATATCGTCAGTCGCTTTGCAACTAGGTTTGATGTCGGTAAATGGCCAATTCGGATCCCTAGATCAAAGCCTCCTTGAACCAAATCTACCATTTTGTCCTCAAGTTCCATATCAACCTCTAGGTCGGGATGTTTGGTCATAAATTCGGCAAGAAAAGGCGTAATATGGTTTACACCAAATGACATAGGCACTGTTATTTTTAATTTACCTCGTGGCGTGCCTTGTAGTTCAATAACGGTATTGATCCCTTGCTCAGCCAGTGCGAGAGATTGAGATGCATAGTCATAATATTGCTGACCTGCTTCGGTAAGACTCAGCTTTCGCGTGGTTCTATTAAGTAAACGACAGCCGAGCTCCTCTTCTAGTAGAGTTATGCGCTTACTTACCGCTGATTTGGTAATCAACAATTTCTTCGCGGCTAACGAGAAGCTTCCGCTTTCCACTACAGCAATAAAAACGGGTATGGACGTATATGAATACATTAGTTGAGAAAAAGTAAACAATTAGTTTCTTGATGAGAGTATTATCATGTATTGGAAAACAATCTACAATGCCTGCTGAAGATCGAGGAGAATAAAATGAAGTACGATTGGATACTATTTGATGCAGATGAAACACTGTTTCATTTTGATGCATTCAAAGGCATACAACTCATGTTTTCGCGCAAAGGTGTGGACTTTACTCAAGCAGATTACAACCAATACCAAGAGGTCAACAAACCTCTATGGGTAGCCTATCAGAATGGTAAGATCGATGCCCATGAACTTAAACACTCCCGATTTTTACAGTGGGCCGAAAAGCTTGGCACTACAACTATGGAATTAAATAGTGCTTTTCTGAATGCAATGGCTGACATTTGTACTTTATTGCCGGGTGCACGAGATTTGATTGACTCTTTATCTGAGCGAGCAAAGCTTGGGATCATTACCAATGGTTTTGAAGAGTTACAGGATGTTCGGCTTGAAAAAACAGGATTGAAGAAGTTCTTTGAGCAAGTCATTATTTCAGAACAAGTTGGGGTTGCTAAACCAGATAAAAAGATCTTCGATTATGCTCTGGGAAAAATGAATTACCCATGTAAAAGTAGGGTTTTGATGGTGGGGGACACGCTCCAATCTGATATTGTAGGCGGTATCAATTTTGGTATCGAAACCTGTTGGTTAAATAGGCATAACGCAGAGAAAGAAGAGGGTCTTGAGCCTACCTACATAGTAAGCTCACTTGTAGAATTGAAAAAGATTCTCATTCCTTAACATGTTGTGATCCCTAGTCTATAACTTTGAGTACAAGTGTTGTAACTAATTTACTCGGATGTAGCACTGTGTTAGGCGTAGTAGTTCAATGGGACGAGAAACATGGCTATGGATTGTTCTCAACCAAGAATCCGCCAGCCCAAAAAGTTTTCTTCCATAACAGAGACATGAGTACTGAAGAAGGACCTCCTTACGTATCGGAACAAGTAGAGTTTGATGTTCTCAGGAACATGAACGGGTGTAAGATGGCAACAAATATTAGCCCAGTAATTATCAAATTTATACACTAACATTAGTGAGCACGTGTTTTGATGTAGTGCTCCAAGTTTTTGTTCTCTGAAACCTCAAATCTCTCATCGAGAACAAGTATTTCATCCATTCGATCCAACCTGAATTGGCGATAACCTTTCCTGAGCTCACACCACGACACTAACGTCCAAGAGTGTGCCCAGAATATCAGACCCAAAGGCTGAATCGTTCGTATTGTCTGTTCATTGGCTTCAGTCGTATAGGTCAATTGGACTTTGCGCTGGTCATTTATTGCATGGCGTAATATCTTTGCGGATTTTGTGGCGAGTCTTTTTGTATGTACATCAGGTACCCGCATCGGAAAATTCTCAATCTGCTTTTTAAGTTTATCAGGCAGGACGGACATGATTTTGGCAGAAGCAGTCGTAGAAGCTTCTGCAAGTTCTTTGTCGGATAAACTTCGAACCATTCGCATTCCCAGTTCCAATGCTATCATTTCTTGCTGGTTGAACATTAATGGAGGCAGATGAGAGCCACGCTCTAGAACATAGCCAATACCTGCTTCGCCCGCTATCGGGACTCCAGAGTGTACCAATGACTTTATATCTCGATATATGGTGCGCTCACTGACCGACAAGGTTTGAGCAAGCTCACTTGCCGTTACCGCATAGCGCTTTGAACGTAATAGAGTCATTAGAGCAAGTAATCTGTCATGTTTGGCCATTAGAGCCCTCAAGTACCAAATAATGAGATTTGTTAGCGAGGCCTTTCAATAGTTTGTGGCCTATCAATATGTTAACTCGATGAACGGTGAGCAATCAGAGGGAAAACTAGCAAATATGGATTTTTATATCAATAAATATGAGTATGATCAGATAGATAATATGAAAATCAAGAAGTCATACTGATTCTAACCTGAGTGACAATCATAAAGCCCTAGGTTGCAAATTAGGGCTTATGTTGAGACTACTCACATGGCGGAGCCATATGAATTACAGCCAATCCCCCCAGTGATGTTTCACGGTATTTTTTATTCATGTCTTTGCCTGTTTGGTACATGGTGGCAATAACCTTATCTAGTGATATCAGGCATTTACTGGTTCTTTTTAATGCCATCCTTGACGCATTGATGGCCTTCATTGCACCCATTGCATTACGTTCTATGCAAGGGACTTGAACGAGGCCACCAATTGGGTCACACGTCATTCCCAATGAGTGCTCCATTGCAATCTCTGCTGCTATACAGATTTGTTCGTTACTTCCACCACGCAGTGCGGTAAGACCAGCCGCTGCCATTGAAGAAGAAACACCAATTTCCCCTTGGCAACCGACTTCAGCACCTGAAATTGATGCATTGGTTTTGTATAAAATACCTATGGCACCAGCAACGGCTAGGAAGTCTTTAATTTGTTTCGTGTCGAGAGTCTTAACAAACCGATGATAATACATAAGTACAGCAGGTATCACGCCAGCGGCACCATTGGTGGGAGAGGTTACGACTTGCCCTCCTGCTGCGTTTTCTTCACTGACTGCAAAAGCGAACAGGTTAATCCAATCCATAACTTCCATCGGATCGTTTTCAACGGCTTGATTAGCCTCTAGCTTTTTAAGCAAATTTGGTGCTCTTCGGGTGACTTCTAGACCGCCTTCGAGTATGCCTTCGGTTTCAAATCCTCTCTCCATACATAGAGACATCACTTTCCATATTTGCTCTGCCTTTTGGTCAATCTGCTTTGTGTTGAAAAAGCAAACTTCATTTTGCAGTATCATGCCACCTAAACTAAGCCCTTTCTTCTCTGCCATTTCAAGCATTTGTTCAGCAGAAGTAAATGGGAAAGGCACTTCAATTGGTTCGTCTGAGCTGCCATTTTCTAGCTCATCAGCAGTGAGAATAAATCCACCACCTATGGAGTAGTAAGTCTCCATTTTCAGTTGGGACCCAGAAGAGTCGTAGGCGGTTACAGTCATTCCATTTTCGTGCAGAGGAAGGTTCGTGGTATGAAAAATAATGTCTCTTTCATATTCAAACTTGATTTCTTGTTTGTTTGCTAACAGTAATGTGTGGTTCTCAAAGGTGTCTTGCAGTGCTTGTTTGGCACTGGTCATTTTAATGGTGTCAGGTTTATTGCCCATCAAACCAAGTATGATTG is part of the Vibrio aquimaris genome and encodes:
- a CDS encoding LysR family transcriptional regulator — encoded protein: MYSYTSIPVFIAVVESGSFSLAAKKLLITKSAVSKRITLLEEELGCRLLNRTTRKLSLTEAGQQYYDYASQSLALAEQGINTVIELQGTPRGKLKITVPMSFGVNHITPFLAEFMTKHPDLEVDMELEDKMVDLVQGGFDLGIRIGHLPTSNLVAKRLTICRSILCASIHYLEKYGEPQKPKDLSQHNCLRYAYFKGGQNWEFKSSVGVSSVLPQGNLTINNSEAIRRVLLDGLGIAQMPTFLISKDIVSGNLKPIMTNYSLPIHAVYVVYPERKHLPLKARVFIDFMVEKLCPEVPYWDQAIFEN
- a CDS encoding L-serine ammonia-lyase, with the protein product MLSIFDIFKIGVGPSSSHTNGPMVAGYHFTDLLSESISKVDRIQVDLYGSLSLTGKGHHTDRAIILGLMGNKPDTIKMTSAKQALQDTFENHTLLLANKQEIKFEYERDIIFHTTNLPLHENGMTVTAYDSSGSQLKMETYYSIGGGFILTADELENGSSDEPIEVPFPFTSAEQMLEMAEKKGLSLGGMILQNEVCFFNTKQIDQKAEQIWKVMSLCMERGFETEGILEGGLEVTRRAPNLLKKLEANQAVENDPMEVMDWINLFAFAVSEENAAGGQVVTSPTNGAAGVIPAVLMYYHRFVKTLDTKQIKDFLAVAGAIGILYKTNASISGAEVGCQGEIGVSSSMAAAGLTALRGGSNEQICIAAEIAMEHSLGMTCDPIGGLVQVPCIERNAMGAMKAINASRMALKRTSKCLISLDKVIATMYQTGKDMNKKYRETSLGGLAVIHMAPPCE
- a CDS encoding helix-turn-helix transcriptional regulator, which translates into the protein MAKHDRLLALMTLLRSKRYAVTASELAQTLSVSERTIYRDIKSLVHSGVPIAGEAGIGYVLERGSHLPPLMFNQQEMIALELGMRMVRSLSDKELAEASTTASAKIMSVLPDKLKKQIENFPMRVPDVHTKRLATKSAKILRHAINDQRKVQLTYTTEANEQTIRTIQPLGLIFWAHSWTLVSWCELRKGYRQFRLDRMDEILVLDERFEVSENKNLEHYIKTRAH
- the yjjG gene encoding pyrimidine 5'-nucleotidase encodes the protein MKYDWILFDADETLFHFDAFKGIQLMFSRKGVDFTQADYNQYQEVNKPLWVAYQNGKIDAHELKHSRFLQWAEKLGTTTMELNSAFLNAMADICTLLPGARDLIDSLSERAKLGIITNGFEELQDVRLEKTGLKKFFEQVIISEQVGVAKPDKKIFDYALGKMNYPCKSRVLMVGDTLQSDIVGGINFGIETCWLNRHNAEKEEGLEPTYIVSSLVELKKILIP